A section of the Streptomyces xinghaiensis S187 genome encodes:
- a CDS encoding helix-turn-helix domain-containing protein yields the protein MSHKAAHRPAHDGGDIGRRVARQRERLGLSREQLATRAGMAPGYLEYLEEHPADPSGPGLLKLAGALETTVAALRGGFPCPPPERGRPGDHPQLRDLGPEECRERLASHGVGRIAVSAEEGPVIVPVNYLVRDDMIAFRARPGTPPATAPGQEVAFEVDEVDEMLSQGWSVLVTGRARAATGHEAALLDEQAPTEPWAGDEQDRWVLIAPEHVSGRRMHLG from the coding sequence GTGTCCCACAAGGCAGCCCACCGACCGGCACACGACGGCGGCGACATCGGACGCCGCGTCGCCCGCCAGCGCGAGCGCCTCGGCCTGAGCCGCGAGCAGCTGGCGACCCGGGCCGGGATGGCCCCCGGTTACCTGGAGTATCTGGAGGAGCACCCGGCCGACCCCAGCGGCCCGGGGCTGCTCAAGCTGGCCGGGGCGCTGGAGACCACGGTCGCGGCGCTGCGCGGCGGCTTCCCCTGCCCCCCGCCGGAGCGGGGCCGGCCCGGTGACCATCCGCAGCTGCGCGACCTCGGCCCCGAGGAGTGCCGGGAGCGGCTCGCCTCGCACGGGGTGGGCCGGATCGCCGTCTCCGCCGAGGAGGGCCCGGTCATCGTCCCGGTGAACTATCTGGTCCGGGACGACATGATCGCGTTCCGGGCCCGGCCCGGCACCCCGCCCGCAACGGCTCCGGGGCAGGAGGTCGCCTTCGAGGTCGACGAGGTGGACGAGATGCTGAGCCAGGGCTGGAGCGTCCTGGTCACGGGCCGCGCCCGGGCCGCCACCGGCCACGAGGCGGCCCTGCTGGACGAGCAGGCGCCCACCGAGCCCTGGGCGGGCGACGAGCAGGACCGGTGGGTGCTCATCGCCCCGGAACACGTCTCCGGACGCCGCATGCATCTGGGCTGA
- a CDS encoding DUF4032 domain-containing protein, with product MELQITATSPEHPADLLDLPWSVPLEEWPDEHLVALPRGISRHVVRFARAGDEVVAVKEVGEWAAVREYELLRDLDRLAVPAVDALAVVTGRRDAQGEPLEPVLITRHLDGSLPYRSMFETTMRPGTINRLLDALAVLLVRLHLSGFAWGDCSLSNTLFRRDAGEYAAYLVDAETGQLRPQLSRGQREYDLEIARVNISGELMDLEAGGSLHPSVDPVEFGTAIAERYGELWHELTRQSVYPLAKRHYIDRRIRRLNDLGFDVAEMQIQATPEGDAVTFLPKVVDAGHHQRQLLRLTGMDAEENQARSLLRDLETWMVSQDDYAPGDPLGARPEVLAHRWVRDVFRPAVRLVPRELRGSADIAQIYHELLEHRWLMSERAGHDVGLEATVEDYIRTVLRPGTEAGAGAAGASVSEAGTGAAAAGAGTGSGPEAGA from the coding sequence ATGGAACTCCAGATCACCGCGACCTCCCCCGAGCACCCCGCCGACCTCCTCGATCTGCCGTGGAGCGTGCCGCTGGAGGAGTGGCCGGACGAGCACCTGGTCGCGCTGCCGCGCGGTATCTCCCGCCATGTGGTGCGGTTCGCCCGGGCGGGCGACGAGGTGGTCGCCGTCAAGGAGGTCGGCGAGTGGGCGGCCGTACGGGAGTACGAGCTGCTGCGGGACCTGGACCGGCTCGCCGTCCCCGCCGTCGACGCGCTCGCGGTGGTCACCGGGCGGAGGGACGCGCAGGGCGAGCCGCTGGAGCCCGTCCTCATCACCCGGCATCTGGACGGCTCGCTGCCGTACCGCTCGATGTTCGAGACGACGATGCGTCCCGGCACCATCAACCGGCTGCTGGACGCGCTCGCCGTCCTCCTCGTCCGCCTCCACCTCAGCGGCTTCGCGTGGGGCGACTGCTCGCTCTCCAACACCCTCTTCCGGCGCGACGCGGGCGAGTACGCCGCGTACCTCGTCGACGCCGAGACGGGGCAGCTCCGGCCCCAGCTCAGCCGCGGGCAGCGGGAGTACGACCTGGAGATCGCCCGGGTGAACATATCCGGCGAGCTGATGGACCTGGAGGCGGGTGGCTCCCTGCACCCCTCGGTGGACCCGGTGGAGTTCGGCACGGCCATCGCCGAGCGGTACGGCGAGCTGTGGCACGAGCTGACCCGCCAGTCGGTGTACCCGCTCGCCAAGCGCCACTACATCGACCGCCGCATCCGCCGCCTCAACGACCTCGGCTTCGACGTGGCGGAGATGCAGATCCAGGCGACCCCCGAGGGCGACGCGGTGACGTTCCTCCCCAAGGTCGTCGACGCCGGCCACCACCAGCGGCAGCTGCTCCGGCTGACGGGCATGGACGCCGAGGAGAACCAGGCTCGCAGCCTGCTGCGCGATCTGGAGACCTGGATGGTCTCGCAGGACGACTACGCGCCGGGCGACCCGCTCGGCGCGCGTCCCGAGGTGCTGGCCCACCGCTGGGTGCGGGACGTGTTCCGGCCCGCCGTCCGCCTGGTCCCGCGCGAGCTGCGCGGCTCGGCCGACATCGCGCAGATCTACCACGAGCTGCTGGAGCACCGCTGGCTGATGTCGGAGCGCGCGGGGCACGACGTGGGCCTGGAGGCCACCGTGGAGGACTACATCCGCACGGTGCTCCGGCCGGGCACGGAAGCCGGGGCCGGGGCGGCCGGGGCATCCGTGTCCGAAGCGGGTACGGGCGCGGCGGCGGCCGGGGCGGGTACGGGCAGCGGCCCGGAAGCCGGGGCCTGA
- a CDS encoding AAA family ATPase: MPSPPTARHLPKPADMFDRDWEWSELTAFATGRGAGPRLGVVSGRRRQGKSFLLQALAEATGGFYYAAVEASVTESLQLLGEAVARYTGASFPPRPAHWEEALDLLFSLAVERPLPVIIDEFLYLVRNAPALPSQLQAAIGVRSGRHLERHPRILLCGSAMSFMGGLLSGTSPLYGRAGLDLVVHSLGYREAAEFWGIDDPGLAVLTHAVVGGTPAYRREFVDDDVPAGRDDFDDWVCRTVLNPARPIHGEASFLLAAEPDMRDRALYHSVLAAVAGGNHTSGGIASAVGRKATDISLPLTVLRNCGLLTAEPDAFRRNRTTYHVAEPLIAFHHAVVRPESAVLSRRRGAAQVWSRSRAVFLSKVVGPHFERLCREWVEWHADPETFGGMPIQVSAGTVADPAARTSHEVDVVVHGAVGQDHGILLSVGEAKWHKVMDLRHLERLRHVLALLAARGVDTSHARPACYSGAGFTDELRAAAGRGEVVLVDLDRLYRGS; the protein is encoded by the coding sequence ATGCCGTCTCCCCCGACCGCCCGGCATCTTCCCAAGCCGGCCGATATGTTCGACCGGGACTGGGAGTGGAGCGAGCTGACGGCCTTCGCCACCGGACGTGGGGCCGGGCCCAGACTCGGCGTGGTGTCCGGGCGGCGGCGGCAGGGCAAGAGCTTCCTCCTTCAGGCACTGGCCGAAGCCACCGGTGGTTTCTACTACGCGGCTGTCGAGGCGTCCGTGACCGAATCGCTCCAGTTGCTCGGCGAGGCGGTGGCGCGGTACACCGGCGCGTCGTTCCCGCCCCGGCCCGCGCACTGGGAAGAGGCCCTGGACCTCCTCTTCTCCCTCGCGGTCGAGCGGCCGCTTCCCGTGATCATCGACGAGTTCCTGTACCTGGTACGGAACGCGCCCGCCCTGCCCTCGCAGCTCCAGGCGGCGATCGGGGTGCGGTCCGGGCGTCACCTGGAGCGGCATCCGCGGATTCTGCTGTGCGGGAGTGCCATGTCGTTCATGGGCGGGCTGCTGTCCGGCACCTCTCCGCTCTACGGGCGGGCCGGGCTCGACCTGGTGGTCCACTCGCTCGGCTACCGTGAAGCGGCGGAGTTCTGGGGTATCGACGATCCCGGACTGGCGGTCCTCACCCATGCCGTCGTGGGCGGCACCCCCGCGTACCGGCGGGAGTTCGTCGACGACGACGTACCGGCGGGCAGGGACGACTTCGACGACTGGGTGTGCCGCACGGTGCTCAATCCGGCGCGGCCCATCCACGGCGAGGCCTCCTTTCTGCTCGCGGCCGAGCCGGACATGCGGGACCGGGCGCTGTACCACTCCGTCCTGGCCGCGGTCGCCGGGGGGAATCACACGAGCGGCGGCATCGCGAGCGCCGTGGGGCGGAAGGCGACGGACATCTCCCTGCCGCTCACCGTCCTCAGGAACTGCGGGCTGCTCACCGCCGAGCCGGACGCCTTCCGGCGGAACCGCACCACATATCACGTCGCCGAGCCTCTGATCGCCTTCCACCACGCAGTGGTGCGGCCGGAGTCCGCGGTGCTCAGCAGACGGCGCGGGGCGGCGCAGGTCTGGAGCCGCAGCAGGGCGGTCTTTCTGAGCAAGGTGGTGGGGCCGCATTTCGAGCGGCTGTGCCGGGAGTGGGTGGAGTGGCACGCGGACCCGGAGACCTTCGGCGGGATGCCGATCCAGGTCTCCGCCGGAACGGTCGCCGACCCGGCGGCCCGCACGAGCCACGAGGTCGATGTGGTCGTCCACGGCGCGGTCGGCCAGGATCACGGCATCCTGCTCTCGGTGGGCGAGGCCAAGTGGCACAAGGTCATGGACCTCCGGCACCTGGAACGCCTGCGGCACGTCCTCGCTCTGCTGGCGGCCAGGGGCGTGGACACCAGCCATGCCCGGCCGGCCTGTTACAGCGGGGCCGGTTTCACGGACGAACTGCGGGCCGCGGCCGGGCGCGGGGAGGTCGTCCTGGTGGATCTCGACCGGCTGTACCGGGGCTCGTAG
- a CDS encoding DUF1992 domain-containing protein: protein MTERKPPGVDFESWVDRQIREAAERGAFENLPGAGQPLTGLDAPYDENWWIKKKMHREGVSALPPALALRKEAEDAYEAALGARSEREARRIVAEINEKIREAIRRPPTGPPLNLRPYDPEAVLRDRRERRPG from the coding sequence ATGACCGAACGGAAACCGCCCGGCGTCGACTTCGAGTCCTGGGTCGACCGGCAGATCCGCGAAGCCGCCGAGCGCGGCGCGTTCGAGAACCTGCCGGGCGCGGGCCAACCGCTCACCGGCCTGGACGCGCCGTACGACGAGAACTGGTGGATCAAGAAGAAGATGCACCGCGAGGGCGTCTCCGCCCTGCCCCCGGCGCTCGCCCTGCGCAAGGAGGCGGAGGACGCCTACGAGGCCGCGCTCGGCGCCCGCTCCGAGCGCGAGGCCCGGCGCATCGTGGCGGAGATCAACGAGAAGATCCGCGAGGCCATCCGCAGGCCGCCGACGGGCCCGCCCCTCAACCTCAGGCCCTACGACCCGGAGGCCGTGCTCCGCGACCGGCGAGAGCGCCGCCCCGGCTGA
- a CDS encoding GMC oxidoreductase, which produces MSSTPPASLTNSRSGTRPTRRHFIGATALQAAAAAGLTSISAPASAADRSAASGDSFPAVVVGSGYGASVAALRLGEAGVNTLVLEMGRLWDEAAADGRIFCDMINPDRRSMWFKDRTEAPLDSLLWLDIVNRDIERYPGVLDRVHFGEMSVYVGRGVGGGSLVNGGMAVTPARSHFEKVLPGVDSGEMYGTYFPRARAMLGVNSIDTDYFGDSDYYRFARLARDQAHNAGLSTVYVPNVYDFGYMEREERGDAAKSALAGEVIYGNNHGKRSLDKSYLVAALGTGKVTLRTMRQVERIEQGADGGYTLTVKEIDENGSVVARTEVSCTHLFLGAGSLGTTELLIRARDTGALPGLSPELGTGWGPNGNIMAGRANHPWNPTGSKQSSIPVLAIDDWNHPTHPVFAEIAPLPAGIETGISLYLAITDNPERGRFSLDPATGELRLDWRREQNAPAVTAAKSLLDRVNRANRTEYRYDLFGDDRAFADDFCYHPLGGCPLGVATDGYGRLRGHRNLYAVDSSLIPGSIGVNPFVTITALAERNVARVLAEDVVPGLRGA; this is translated from the coding sequence GTGTCCTCCACGCCCCCCGCATCCCTCACGAACTCCCGCTCCGGCACCCGTCCGACGCGCCGTCACTTCATCGGCGCCACCGCGCTCCAGGCCGCCGCCGCGGCCGGACTGACCAGCATCTCCGCCCCCGCGTCCGCCGCCGACCGCTCGGCGGCCTCCGGGGACTCCTTCCCCGCCGTCGTCGTCGGTTCCGGCTACGGGGCCTCCGTCGCGGCCCTCCGGCTCGGCGAGGCCGGGGTGAACACCCTCGTGCTGGAGATGGGCCGGCTCTGGGACGAGGCCGCCGCGGACGGCAGGATCTTCTGCGACATGATCAACCCGGACCGCCGCTCCATGTGGTTCAAGGACCGCACCGAGGCACCGCTCGACAGCCTCCTCTGGCTCGACATCGTCAACCGGGACATCGAGCGCTACCCGGGCGTCCTCGACCGCGTCCACTTCGGCGAGATGTCCGTCTACGTCGGCCGCGGTGTCGGCGGCGGCTCCCTCGTCAACGGCGGCATGGCCGTCACCCCGGCCCGAAGCCACTTCGAGAAGGTGCTCCCCGGCGTCGACTCCGGCGAGATGTACGGCACGTACTTCCCCCGGGCCCGCGCCATGCTCGGCGTCAACAGCATCGACACCGACTACTTCGGCGACAGCGACTACTACCGCTTCGCCCGGCTGGCCCGCGACCAGGCGCACAACGCCGGTCTCTCCACCGTCTACGTGCCGAACGTCTACGACTTCGGCTACATGGAGCGGGAGGAGCGCGGCGACGCCGCCAAGTCCGCCCTCGCCGGCGAGGTCATCTACGGCAACAACCACGGCAAGCGCAGCCTGGACAAGTCCTATCTCGTCGCGGCCCTCGGCACCGGCAAGGTCACCCTCCGCACGATGCGGCAGGTCGAGCGGATCGAGCAGGGAGCGGACGGCGGCTACACGCTGACGGTCAAGGAGATCGACGAGAACGGCTCCGTGGTGGCCCGCACCGAGGTCTCCTGCACCCACCTCTTCCTCGGCGCGGGCAGCCTCGGCACCACCGAACTCCTGATCCGCGCCCGCGACACCGGCGCCCTGCCCGGTCTCAGCCCCGAACTCGGCACCGGGTGGGGCCCCAACGGCAACATCATGGCCGGCCGCGCCAACCACCCCTGGAATCCCACCGGCAGCAAGCAGTCGTCCATCCCCGTCCTCGCCATCGACGACTGGAACCACCCGACCCACCCCGTCTTCGCCGAGATCGCCCCCCTCCCGGCCGGGATCGAGACCGGCATCAGCCTCTACCTGGCGATCACCGACAACCCGGAGCGCGGCCGTTTCTCGCTCGACCCGGCCACCGGCGAACTGCGGCTGGACTGGCGGCGGGAGCAGAACGCGCCGGCCGTCACCGCCGCCAAGTCCCTCCTCGACCGCGTCAACCGCGCCAACCGCACCGAGTACCGCTACGACCTCTTCGGCGACGACCGGGCGTTCGCCGACGACTTCTGCTACCACCCCCTGGGCGGCTGCCCGCTGGGCGTGGCGACGGACGGGTACGGACGGCTGCGCGGGCACCGCAATCTGTATGCGGTCGACAGCTCGCTCATCCCGGGGTCGATCGGGGTGAACCCCTTCGTCACCATCACCGCCCTGGCCGAGCGCAATGTCGCCCGGGTGCTGGCCGAGGACGTGGTCCCGGGGCTCCGGGGCGCCTGA
- a CDS encoding lactonase family protein: MSSDRPLPTRRGLLAAAAAVAAGAAVSGPGAGRALAAPPSGAPAPAAGGGPRPSAARPLFLGTYTSQPGGGTGIGLASYDPVSGEIFPGGTLSGVADPSFLALSPCGRTLYAVNERRPGGVTAIALGEEGGHEVLNSRDTGGDAPCHLSVHPGGRFLLSANYTSGSVAVHPIGEDGSLGERTGLVEHTSPPPGPGQQGPHAHQILTTPDGGHVLAVDLGNDSVYTYRLDESAGTLAQVSVAALPPGAGPRALAFHPSGRYAYLANELSDTVSVCAYDPDTGRFTPGAPQPTGTGGVTSYPAQPLVSHNGAHAYLSNRGHNSVSHYAVEDEGASLRLLGTVPVGGDWPRHLALSPDGALMFACNQRSGTVTVFSVAPGTGDLSPVATAPAPIPVFALPL, encoded by the coding sequence ATGAGCAGCGACAGGCCCTTACCCACCCGCCGCGGTCTGCTGGCCGCCGCCGCGGCGGTCGCCGCGGGCGCCGCCGTGAGCGGCCCGGGCGCCGGCCGCGCCCTGGCCGCCCCGCCGTCCGGAGCCCCGGCCCCCGCCGCTGGCGGTGGGCCGCGGCCGTCCGCCGCCCGTCCGCTGTTCCTGGGGACGTACACCTCGCAGCCCGGCGGCGGCACGGGCATCGGCCTCGCCTCGTACGACCCCGTGAGCGGGGAGATCTTCCCGGGCGGGACGCTCTCCGGCGTCGCCGATCCCTCGTTCCTCGCCCTCTCCCCCTGCGGGCGCACCCTCTACGCCGTCAATGAGCGCCGGCCCGGCGGCGTCACCGCGATCGCCCTCGGCGAGGAGGGCGGGCACGAGGTCCTCAACAGCCGCGATACGGGCGGCGACGCGCCCTGCCATCTCTCCGTCCACCCCGGAGGGCGCTTTCTGCTGAGCGCCAACTACACCTCGGGGTCCGTCGCCGTGCATCCCATCGGGGAGGACGGCTCGCTCGGGGAGCGCACCGGCCTGGTGGAGCACACCAGTCCGCCGCCCGGCCCGGGGCAGCAGGGGCCGCACGCGCACCAGATCCTGACCACCCCCGACGGCGGGCACGTCCTCGCCGTCGACCTCGGCAACGACAGCGTCTACACCTACCGCCTCGACGAGTCCGCCGGGACGCTCGCCCAGGTCTCCGTCGCGGCTCTGCCGCCGGGCGCGGGCCCCCGGGCGCTGGCCTTCCACCCCTCGGGCCGGTACGCGTATCTCGCCAACGAGCTGAGCGACACCGTCTCGGTCTGCGCCTACGACCCGGACACCGGCCGCTTCACCCCCGGCGCCCCGCAGCCGACCGGCACCGGCGGGGTCACCAGCTACCCCGCCCAGCCGCTGGTCTCCCACAACGGCGCCCACGCCTATCTCTCCAACCGCGGGCACAACAGCGTCAGCCACTACGCCGTCGAGGACGAGGGCGCCTCGCTGCGGCTGCTCGGCACGGTCCCGGTGGGCGGCGACTGGCCGCGGCACCTCGCCCTCTCCCCGGACGGCGCCCTGATGTTCGCCTGCAACCAGCGCTCCGGGACGGTGACGGTCTTCTCGGTCGCCCCGGGCACGGGAGACCTCTCCCCCGTGGCCACGGCCCCGGCTCCCATTCCCGTCTTCGCCCTGCCCCTCTGA
- a CDS encoding siderophore-interacting protein, with translation MLEATVRRTERVTPSMVKVTIWGPELAQFHALGGDQMFRLFFRRSGQSTLRLPAQGNGGWMRAYALMSGASRPYTRFYTVRAYRPEALEMDIEFVVHGDAAPASGWALRAEPGEQVGIYDEGATFLPRPVDGWQLLVGDESALPAILAILDGAPADMRAHVFLEVPHASDIRRVAVPDGVELHWLPREDDEAVPGKLALRTLTSTALPAQNPSEAFLAGESSLATGGRRYLVNERGMPKSAVRFLGYWKHGRASP, from the coding sequence GTGCTCGAAGCAACGGTGCGCCGCACCGAACGCGTTACCCCGAGTATGGTGAAAGTCACCATCTGGGGGCCTGAGCTCGCGCAGTTCCACGCATTGGGCGGCGACCAAATGTTCCGGCTCTTCTTCCGCAGAAGCGGGCAGAGCACGCTCCGACTCCCCGCGCAGGGCAATGGGGGATGGATGCGCGCCTATGCGCTCATGTCCGGTGCCTCCAGGCCCTACACCCGCTTCTACACCGTGCGTGCATACCGGCCGGAGGCGCTGGAGATGGACATCGAGTTCGTCGTGCACGGCGACGCGGCACCAGCCTCCGGGTGGGCGCTCCGCGCGGAACCGGGAGAACAGGTCGGCATCTACGACGAGGGCGCAACCTTCCTGCCGCGGCCCGTGGACGGCTGGCAGTTGCTGGTGGGAGATGAGAGCGCGCTGCCCGCGATCCTCGCCATCCTGGACGGCGCTCCCGCCGACATGCGGGCGCACGTGTTCCTCGAAGTTCCGCACGCCTCCGACATCCGGCGCGTCGCAGTACCCGACGGGGTCGAGTTGCACTGGTTGCCGCGGGAGGACGACGAAGCCGTGCCCGGCAAGCTGGCGCTGCGGACGCTGACCTCGACGGCGTTGCCGGCGCAGAACCCCTCGGAGGCGTTCCTCGCCGGCGAGAGCAGCCTCGCGACTGGCGGCCGCCGGTACCTCGTCAACGAACGCGGAATGCCGAAATCGGCCGTTCGCTTCCTCGGCTACTGGAAGCACGGTCGTGCGAGCCCCTGA
- a CDS encoding FAD-dependent monooxygenase, which yields MEMSMVGSNGPRALVVGMGIAGLTTALRLHEIGWSPVLLERSQQRRMGGYFIGLFPTGVSAAERLGVLGAIGDRTHREATTYDISRSGRKRPGLGFGDIPGSPRLILRGDVEAALYAAAGSVSEQRFGSTPVEIVEHPDGVEVTIRTTTTDGEVTETTEHFDLVVGADGVRSTVRRLRFGPDEDYLSSMNHIAAATILQSPAAGYTASDGLVLAEPGRALWVFPFVNHLPGVMMSYRTSDEASELRLRPVDALRRAFGPAPLGPVLTDVLDQFDASDDVLFDSTHQVVMPRWHSDRTVLVGDAAWCLTLFSAMGASSALAGGDYLGSALQRNAGNTPRALREWEGRMRPFVDQLQKVGRKDITMFVPQTRRDKLNRTVLQSVFGTPWGKQLARRAFADKPDDPRSIDIAAA from the coding sequence ATGGAGATGAGCATGGTAGGGAGCAACGGGCCACGTGCGCTTGTGGTCGGCATGGGTATAGCGGGGTTGACGACCGCGCTGCGTCTGCACGAGATCGGGTGGTCTCCGGTGCTGCTGGAACGATCGCAGCAACGGCGGATGGGCGGGTACTTCATCGGCTTGTTCCCGACCGGGGTGTCAGCCGCGGAGCGGCTCGGTGTTCTCGGGGCGATCGGGGACCGGACCCACCGGGAGGCCACGACCTACGACATCTCCCGAAGCGGCAGGAAGCGGCCGGGACTCGGGTTCGGCGACATCCCGGGCTCTCCGCGGTTGATCTTGCGTGGCGATGTCGAGGCCGCACTGTACGCGGCCGCCGGCTCGGTGAGTGAGCAGCGGTTTGGTTCCACTCCGGTGGAGATCGTCGAGCATCCCGACGGCGTCGAGGTCACGATCCGGACGACGACCACGGATGGTGAGGTCACCGAGACGACCGAGCACTTCGATCTGGTGGTCGGTGCCGATGGCGTGCGCTCGACCGTGCGGCGACTGCGGTTCGGGCCGGATGAGGACTATCTGTCCTCGATGAACCACATCGCGGCGGCCACGATCCTGCAGTCGCCCGCCGCCGGGTACACCGCGTCGGACGGGTTGGTGCTCGCCGAGCCGGGCCGGGCCCTCTGGGTGTTCCCGTTTGTCAACCACCTCCCGGGGGTCATGATGAGCTACCGGACTAGCGATGAGGCGTCGGAGTTGCGGCTCCGTCCCGTAGATGCGCTGCGTCGGGCGTTCGGGCCGGCTCCGCTGGGCCCGGTGCTCACCGACGTCCTGGATCAGTTCGACGCATCTGACGACGTCCTGTTCGACTCGACGCATCAGGTCGTGATGCCGCGCTGGCATTCCGACCGCACCGTGCTCGTGGGTGATGCTGCCTGGTGCTTGACCTTGTTCTCGGCGATGGGGGCGTCCTCGGCGCTTGCCGGTGGCGACTACCTGGGTTCCGCGCTGCAACGTAACGCCGGCAACACCCCCCGGGCGCTCCGCGAATGGGAGGGGCGCATGCGGCCGTTCGTGGACCAACTCCAGAAGGTCGGACGCAAGGACATCACCATGTTCGTGCCGCAGACCCGGCGGGACAAGCTGAACCGCACGGTCCTGCAGAGCGTGTTCGGTACGCCATGGGGCAAACAGCTCGCTCGCAGGGCTTTCGCGGATAAGCCCGACGACCCGCGCTCCATTGACATCGCGGCTGCCTGA
- a CDS encoding TetR/AcrR family transcriptional regulator, protein MARTADDRAEAIMTAARQLFHAHGPDATTIDAVAAQAGVGKGTVFLYWPSKSRLRQAVVQLETARLLAELSDDLRSGSVALTLSAILSREITEAAINPNMVSRIMSLGETGVDDFPSEVVHQLILSMRRHGLLRDVDIDEMVAALEMLATGALSAVLAHPERMPTILASTQRLLSATYDQAPPSAQASAQALAEATAAIEAGINQLVAAAAPNRPTTAVFHPRGHAYEPVRDCGWGL, encoded by the coding sequence ATGGCACGCACCGCTGACGACCGCGCCGAGGCGATCATGACCGCGGCGAGGCAGCTATTCCACGCACACGGCCCTGACGCGACGACCATCGATGCGGTCGCCGCACAAGCAGGAGTCGGTAAGGGGACAGTGTTCCTGTACTGGCCATCCAAGTCCCGGCTGCGCCAGGCGGTCGTCCAGCTCGAAACCGCGCGCTTGCTCGCCGAGCTCTCAGATGACCTGCGCTCGGGATCCGTAGCGCTGACGTTGAGCGCGATCCTCAGCCGGGAGATCACGGAGGCGGCCATAAATCCGAACATGGTTTCGCGGATCATGAGCCTCGGCGAGACGGGCGTAGACGACTTCCCCAGCGAAGTCGTGCACCAGCTCATCTTGAGCATGCGCCGACACGGCCTGCTACGGGACGTCGACATCGACGAGATGGTGGCAGCGCTGGAGATGCTCGCCACAGGCGCGCTCTCCGCCGTCCTCGCCCACCCAGAACGAATGCCGACCATCCTCGCGTCAACCCAACGACTCCTCAGCGCCACCTACGACCAGGCTCCCCCGAGCGCGCAAGCGTCCGCGCAGGCCCTCGCCGAAGCCACAGCCGCGATCGAGGCAGGTATCAACCAACTCGTCGCCGCCGCGGCCCCGAACCGCCCGACAACCGCCGTGTTTCATCCCCGCGGACATGCTTACGAGCCGGTGCGTGATTGCGGGTGGGGTCTGTAA
- a CDS encoding dihydrofolate reductase family protein, whose amino-acid sequence MGLIHIELFATLDLVGQSPGAPDEDPVGFPFGGWQAPLLDEVAGAQVGAAYEGTDALLLGRRTYDIFAAYWPHQEGGEDDEIATLFNRVPKYVASRGRPDLSWAGSTRLGPDLAGAVREIRDRHEHVKVVGSLNLVQTLLREKLFDRLDLWVHPIVLGVGKKVFDGGAVPTNVTLLEPPAAGPKGTVFLRYGLAEGTPGTGDMSAPDRGAGRQG is encoded by the coding sequence ATGGGCCTCATCCACATCGAGCTGTTCGCCACCCTCGACCTCGTCGGGCAGTCGCCCGGCGCTCCCGACGAGGACCCGGTGGGGTTCCCGTTCGGCGGCTGGCAGGCCCCCCTGCTGGACGAGGTCGCCGGGGCGCAGGTCGGCGCCGCCTACGAGGGCACGGACGCCCTCCTGCTCGGCCGGCGGACGTATGACATCTTCGCCGCCTACTGGCCCCACCAGGAGGGCGGCGAGGACGACGAGATCGCCACGCTCTTCAACCGCGTCCCGAAGTATGTGGCCTCCCGCGGCAGGCCCGACCTCTCCTGGGCCGGGTCCACGCGGCTCGGCCCGGATCTGGCCGGCGCGGTGCGCGAGATCCGCGACCGGCACGAGCACGTGAAGGTCGTCGGCAGCCTGAACCTGGTGCAGACCCTGCTGCGCGAGAAGCTCTTCGACCGGCTCGACCTCTGGGTGCACCCGATCGTCCTCGGCGTCGGGAAGAAGGTGTTCGACGGGGGCGCGGTGCCCACGAACGTCACCCTTCTCGAACCGCCGGCAGCCGGCCCGAAGGGCACCGTGTTTCTGCGCTACGGGCTCGCCGAGGGCACCCCCGGGACGGGGGACATGAGCGCACCCGACCGCGGCGCCGGGCGCCAGGGCTAG
- a CDS encoding TetR/AcrR family transcriptional regulator — translation MSKVTTASRRQGRGGRERILAAAAQLFATQGINATGMEQVAEQAPVSKRTLYAHFRTKSDLVVAHLQDLASTGHTLESALTREDIPARERILALFDPPAADAPPVRGCPFIDAAAEFPDPESAVHSYAREQKLLMARLVTALVTELGCREPATLAEQLVTLADGAASRAMVLSDADYGRHARAAAEVLLQNALPGTN, via the coding sequence ATGAGTAAGGTGACGACGGCGTCTCGACGGCAGGGGCGCGGGGGACGCGAACGCATCCTGGCCGCCGCCGCCCAACTGTTCGCGACCCAAGGGATCAACGCGACCGGCATGGAGCAGGTCGCAGAGCAGGCGCCGGTGTCCAAGCGCACCCTCTACGCGCACTTCCGTACCAAGAGCGACCTGGTCGTCGCCCATCTCCAAGACCTCGCCTCGACGGGGCACACCCTGGAGAGCGCGCTGACTCGCGAGGACATCCCGGCGAGAGAGCGGATCCTCGCCCTGTTCGACCCACCCGCGGCGGACGCGCCTCCGGTACGCGGATGTCCGTTCATCGACGCCGCCGCAGAGTTCCCCGACCCGGAGAGCGCGGTGCACTCCTACGCCCGCGAACAGAAACTGCTGATGGCGCGGCTGGTTACTGCACTGGTGACGGAGCTGGGCTGTCGCGAGCCCGCCACACTCGCCGAACAACTCGTAACCCTCGCGGACGGGGCCGCCAGCCGCGCCATGGTGCTGAGTGATGCGGACTACGGACGACACGCGCGGGCAGCAGCAGAGGTCCTCCTGCAAAACGCTCTGCCAGGCACGAACTGA